Sequence from the Deltaproteobacteria bacterium genome:
GCCCGCGCGCATCATCGCGAAGATGAACTCGCTCGTGGACCCGGTGATCATCCGCGCGCTCTACCGCGCCAGCCAGGCCGGCGTGGACACCGAGCTCATGGTGCGCGGCATCTGCTGCTTGCGTCCGGGCGTGCCCGGCGTGTCGGAGAAGATCCGCGTGGTGAGCGTGGTGGACCGCTTCCTCGAGCACAGCCGCATCTTCGTCTTCGGCACCGGCCCGCGGACCGAGGTGTACCTCTCGAGCGCCGATTGGATGCCGCGCAACCTCCACCGGCGCATCGAGGTGATGTGGCCCATCGAGGATCCGGCGCTGAAGGCGCGCGTGCTCGAGGGCGTCCTGCGCCTGGGCCTGCGCGACGATGTGAAGGCCTGCTTGCTCCACGCCGACGGCCAGCGAACGCGGGTGCCCGCGGGCGAGCAGCCGCTTCGCAGCCAGCTGGCGCTCCTCGACGCAGCCAAGCGCGGGGGCGAGCCGCCCTTGAATCCTCCCATCGTCCGGCACTCCTGATTCTCAGCCTTCGCGCGGCGTCGTACGATCGCGACGGCGGCGGGAAGAGGGTCGTGATGCTGGACAAGTTTCAGGTGAACCTCGACTTCGTGCGCGCCTCGGCGCTGCTCCTCGAGGGCGGCGGCACCGGCCGGGTGGTGGTGAGCGTGGGCGACGCGCAGCGCACGGCGCACGTGGTCCGCGGCTACTTCGTGCACGCCACCTCGAACCTTCCCAAGGACCGCATCGGCGACATGCTCGTGGCCGAGAAGCGGCTCGACCCGGATCTGCTCGAGCCCATCGCCGCCGAGGCCGAGCGGCTGGGGCTGCTCTTCGGCGACCTGCTCATCATCGACGGGCTGCTCACGCCGGTGGAGCTGGCGGAGTTCCTGGAGCGCCAGGCGCTGGCGCGCTTCGAGCGCATGATGCTCATGAAGGGCGCGGTGCGCGTGGAGCAAGCGGCGCCCGGACGGCCCACCACGCGGCGGAGCGTGGCCGCGCTGGTGATGGGGCTGTTTCGCGAGAAGGTGCCGTTCGAGGCCGCAGAGTCGCTGGCGCTGGAGCGGCTGCGCAACGCGGGCACGACCGCGCCGCGCATGCAGCGTGTGCGCGACGCAAACCTCTCGACGCACGAGCGCGTGCTCTGCAAGCTGCTCGACGGCGGCGCCAGCTTCCAGAAGGTCTTCGACGGGCTCGATCCCGCGACCGAGGACTTCCAGCGCGGGGTCCGGTTCCTGGCCGCGCTGGAGGCGCTCGGCGTGTTCGCGTCGGACTGAGCGCTCCTTGGCCTCGATGCCTCGGATTCGGCAATGTGAACGGAGGCATCGTACGCCGGTCGTAACCCGGCATGCGTGCCATCCGGCGCCGGCCTGCACGCTCGCCGAGACCGCACCCGCCAGACCGGTGTAGAACGATGCGCTCGAAATTGGGCACGCGCGCATCCCATGCGACGATGCGCACGGGGGAAATCGAATGCGGCACGCCCGCTGGCTGGCCATCTTCGCGCTGTGCACGTCGACCCTGGCGCACGCCGAGACCGACCGCGAGAAGGCCCAGCGCGAGATCGACCAGCAGATGAAGGACCTGGTGAAGCCCCTGCCGCCGCCCGCGGCGCGGATCATCTGGGAGGGCCTCGACTCCGACAAGATCGCCATCGACGCCGCGCGCTTCGAGCTCGACGACGCCAAGCTCTCGTACGGCGAGCTCGAGGATCTCACCAGCGCCGCCAAGAGCCACAAGTCGCTCTACGACGGCGCCGTCGACGTGGGAAAGCACGCCCTCAACGTGAACCTCACGGTGCACCGCACCAAGGTCTCGCTCCTCGAGGGCCTGCGCACCACGACGTTCAAGGTCTCGAGCAGCGCCGGCTTCGCGGGCCAGAAGGGCCTCGAGGTCACCATCAAGGTGAAGCTGCGCTACGACGAGACCCAGCAAGATCCCAAGAAGCGCCTCAAGCTCGACTTGAAGGTCGAGCCGAAGATGGTGGCCAGCGTCGACGACTCGCCGATGCCCGAGCCGCCTGCGCCCGTGGTGCACACGACCGTCACGGCCGTGGCCGCCAACGACGCAAAGCCTGAAGCCACCGCGGATGAGGCCGCGCCCGAGACCTCCGACGATGGCTCGAGCGAGCCAGCGCCGCACGGCAAGGGCAAGAAGGGCAAGAAGGCCAGGGCCGACAAGGTGAAGCCCGAGAAGGTCAAGGCCGAGAAGACCAAGCCCGAGAAGCACACCGTCGTCGCCGAGGCCGAGAAGCACACCGTGGTGCAGACGCACTACTCGCAGCCGATTGCGCAGGCGCCCACTGCCCCCGTCACGCCGCCGCTCGCCATCTCCGTGGATGCCGGCCCCCCCGACGCCGGCCCTCCCGAGGCGGGTCCGCCCGACGCCGGACCGCCGGATGCGGGCCCGATGATCGCCGCGGCGGCGCCGGATGCAGGTCCGCCCGCGGCCGCAGACCCGGCTGGAAACTCCAGCCTGATCTGGGTCGCGGTCGGTGTCGGCGTGGTCGTCTTCGGCATCGTGCTCGCGCTCGGCCTGCGCAATCGCAAGCGCGGGTTCTAGAGGCCCGGCACCGGCACCGGCGCGAACCGGCCGTTGTCGACGCTCACCTGAATCTCGCTGTCCGAGTCGCCGAAGCGCACCGCCACGTCGTGGCCTTCGGGCGTCTGGAAGTCGAGCTCGCCCCGGTGCGGCACGCTCAGACCGGGCTCCCACCACACCTGCTTGAAGGTCACGTCGAACGCGCGGTTGCCGGACACCACGTGCGCCGTGCCATCGAGGATGAGGTAGTCCGTGCCGATGATGAAGATGCCCGGGCGGTCGACGACCGTGCCGTGGTAGCCGAGGTCGAGCTGGGCGAAGAGCTTGTTCGCGGGCACGCGCGTGTTGGCGTCGATGTTCCAGGTGGTGAGATCGCCGCAGCTCACCCGGCCGATGCGCGCGTCCACGGGTGCGCCGTTGATCTGCATGCCCGTGAAGTCGAGCGCGACCTCGTTCCGGTCATTGCCGCCGGAGACCGTGGCCTGGAGCTGGCCCGTCCAGTTGGCGCCGAACACCTTGCAGCCCGGTGCGGCGAACGCGAGGGTCTCGATGTCGCTCGTGTCCGTGGACGCGCCCGCGTGCAGCGTGGCGCAGGGCCCGAGCCGCGATTGGAGCTCCGGAACCATGTCCGCGAACTCGACGCGCTCCGGCTCGCCGCAGGTGTACTTGGGCAGGATGCCCACGAACTGCGCGGCGTCGATGATTGCCGCTCCGGCACGCGTGGCCTGGAGCGCGTCCTGATTGGCGTCCCAGGTGTCCTGCACGTCGGCGCCGCACCCAGCGACCGCCAGACACACTGCCAACATGAGCTTGCGCATGACTGCCTCCGTGACCTTCCCACTGGCCTCGCAAGCAGGGACAAGCAGGCCCCGCGCGGTGCGCACCTTTTTTCTGGGCGGTGTAGGCTCGCGCATCCCCATGAGCACCTCCCTTCCCTTCGGGCTGCCGCCATCGATGGGCCAGGAGCACGCCGCGCGGCGCGCCCGGCGCCTCGAGGCGTACCTCGGCAACGTCCTCGCCCGCGAAGTGGTGGTGAAGGTGGCGGCGAGCTACGAGAGCCTGGAGAAGGACCTGCTCAGCGGCGCCGTCACGGCCGCCTGGGGTCCGCCGTTCGTGTGTGCGCGCACCGAGGCCTACGGCGGGCGCGGGCTGGTGCGCGGCATTCGCGACGGCTCGGCCACGTACCGTTCGGCGATCATCGCCCTCAAGGCGCGCAAGCTCACCCTCGAGTCGGAAGGCCTCAAGGCCGCCTGGGTCGACCGCGACTCCACCGCCGGCTACCTCCTGCCGCAGGCGCTGCTCCGCGATCGGGGCATGCACGGCTGGAAGAAGTTCACCGAGGAGCGCTTCGCGGGCAGCTACCGCGCCGCCGTCGAGGACGTCCTTGCAGGTCGGGCGGATCTGACGGCCGTCTGGGCCTCGGGCGAGAAGTCGGCGCCGGCCACGGCGCTCGGCGAGCTGGTCGGGCCGCGCGCGGGCGAGTTCGAAGTGCTCGCCTACTCGCGCGAGTCGCCGAACGACGGCGTGGTGCTCTCGTCGAAGTCCGACGACCCCACGGCCGCCGCGCTGGAGCGCGCGTTCCTGACCATGCACGAGGACGCGGAAGGCCTCGGCATGCTGGCCGAGGTGTTCCAGGCCGAGCGCTTCGAGCCTGCGCCGCGCGGCAGCTATCGCGCGCTGTACGATCTCGTGTTCGCGGCTTTGCCTGGCTAGCGCCTCGTCGAGCGCCAGCAACTCGAGCCCTTTAGCGTGCGCCACGGCGCCGCAAGCGCCGCTGGGATAGACTTGTCCGTTCGATGGACATCCGCACCCAGAGCGCGCTCCTCGCGTGCATCGTGTCGCTGGCGCTGGCGGTCTCGGTGCTGCTGCGCACCCCGCGCACGCGCGCCCTGACGCTCTTCGCCGTGCTCTGCGCGGCGCTCTCGGCCTTCTATCTGGGCGACTTCCTGCACGCGATCACCGCGGCGCCGCTGGGCCTGCGCGTGGCCATCGCCACCGGCGGGTTCGTGCCCACGTTCGCGCTCACGTTCTTCATGGAGTTCCTGGGGGTGAGCCCGCGCTCGGCGCGCCGCGGCCGCACCATCGCCGTGCTCGGCGCCGCCATGGGCCTCGGCGTGGCCGCGACGCCGCTCGTCTTGCAAGATTGGTCGCGCCTGCTGGTGACGGCCTGGGTGTTCGGCGCGCTCACGGTGACCTTCTCGCTCATCGTGCGGAGGCTCCGGACCACGCAGGGCGTCGAGCGGCAGCGCTTGCTGTACCTGGCCGCCGGCGCCGCGGGCTCGGTCATCTTCTCGGCGACGGACCTGCTGCACCTCTACGGCTTGCCCTTCCCGCCGCTGGGCGCGCTGGTGACCACGCTGTACCTCTTCTTCCTCGCCCAGACGCTGCAGCGCCTCCGCCTGCTCGACCTCCAGGAACTGCTCGGAAAAGTCGCGTCGCTCACGCTGCTCGCGCTGATCCTCGCGGCCATCTACGGCGCGCTGGTGGCGTGGGTGGGTCCGCGGCCGGGCCTGTTCCTGTTCAACACGCTCATCGCGAGCTTCGTGATCCTGATTCTGTTCGAGCCGCTGCGCGCCAAGGTCGAGGAGTGGGTGGTGGCGACCTTGTTTACCGAACGGTTTCAAATGGTGCGCGTGCTCAACGGGCTCAAGACCCGCGTGGCGAGCATCATCGAGATCGACGAGCTGGCGCGCGTGGTGCTCGACACCGTCCACGAGACGCGCCGCGTGACCCACGCGTCGATCTACCTGCTCAGCGACGACCGCCCCGGCTTCTATCGGCTCGGCTTCCGCGGCCCGGATCCCGTGCCCTTCCTCGACGCCGCGGCTGCCCGCGGCCTGCTCGCCGCCGCGGCGTCGGGCCAGAAGGCGGTGCTCCTGGAGAACGTCGACCGCCGACTGGCCGAGCTGCGCACCGAGCCCGAGAACACCCGCCGCGTGCGCGAGGAACTCAAGCGCCTCAACGACATCCTCGCGGCCATGGGCCAGATGAAGGCCGGCATCACCGTGCCGCTGGTGGGTGGCGAGCGCATCATCGGCTTCTTGAACCTGTGGGACGAGCGCGTGGCCGAGGCCTACGCGAGCGACGAGATTGCGGGCGTGCTGGAGATCGCCGAGCACGTCTCGACCGTCGTGGAGAACAGCAAGCTCTTCGACCGCATGAAGGAGCGCGATCGCCTGGCCGCGCTGGGCGAGATGGCGGCCGGCCTGGCGCACGAGATTCGAAACCCGCTCGGCAGCATCAAGGGCGCGGCCCAGTACCTCGACCCCAAGCACATGCAAGGCGAGGACGGCGAGTTCCTGGGCGTGATCGTGGAAGAGGTGAACCGCCTCAACGGCGTGGTCACGCAGTTCCTCGACTACTCGCGGCCGCTCAAGCAGAGCTTCGGCCCGACGGATCTCAACGACGTCATCACCCGCACCGCCAAGCTGCTCCAACCCGAGTGCGACACCGCCAAGGTGGAGCTCAAGCTCGAGCTCGATCCCGCGCTGCCCAAGGCCATCGGCGACGCGGAACAGCTCAAGCAGGTGTTCATCAACCTGGCCATGAACGCGCTGCAGGCGATGTCGGGCGGCGGTTCACTCACCGTGAAGACCGTGCGGCCCGAGGAAGGCGCCTGGCGCTTGCCGGGGCTGATGCGCGGCGGTGAGCAGGTGGAGATCCGCTTCGCCGACACCGGCAAGGGTATCCCCGCCGAGCAGCAGCGGAACATCTTCGTGCCCTTCTACACCACGAAGGAAAAAGGCACCGGCCTCGGGCTCGCCATCTGCCAGCGCATCGTGAAGAGCCACGGCGGGAGCATCAGCGTGCTGAGCGCGCCGGGCCAGGGCACCGAGTTCATCATTCGGCTCCCGGCGCTCGCCGAGGCGCGTCCGGTCGCCGAGGGCACGCCGAGCCCCGAGCTCGCCCAGGTGACGACCACCGGCAGCATCCCCGCAGCCGCGCTCCCGCCCGCAGCGCGCGAGAAGCGCAGCCGGCGCGAGAAGAAGAAGCGCGGCGCCGCGAGCTGAGCTCAGTGCCGCAGCAGCAGCACCGCGAGAAGCACGGCCACCAGCACCGCCACCACGACCCAGGGCAGCACGCTCTTCTGGCGCCCCTGGAACGCCGCGAGCTCGCCCGGCGTGACCACGGGCTGGTCGGCGGTCACCCGGCGGAGCGCGGCGGCGTCGGCGGCGTCGAGGCCGGCGACAGGCAATTGCTGCGCGGCGATGGCGAGCACCGCCCGCAAGTGCCGCAGGTACTTGTCCTCGCCGGAGTAGCCCTCGAGCATGGAGACCGCGTTGAGCACGCTGGGCACGCGCACGCTCGCATCGGGCGCGAGGGTGTCACCGGCGCTGCCCTCGATGCGCATGGTGCCCGTGGTCAGCGGCCGCTGGTGCTCCCAGACCACGGCGTCGCCGCCGACGTAGGCCTCCTGGCGGGTGACGTGCCCATCGCTGTCGACGAAGGAGATGACCTCGGCGCCGTGCTCGCCCTGGTGCCAGACCTTCTTGCCGCCGCCCTCGAGCGGCCGGTCGGCCACGCGGACGCGCCGCAGCGTCGCGCCGAGCCGCGCGAAGTCTTTCAGCCGGGAGCTCACCTGCGCCAAGCCTATGCGCCGACGCTCAGCCCCGCGAGAATTCGGTCTGGGGCTCCGGACAGCGCCCCAACCGGGCGAGCACGTCGTCGGCGAGGGCCATCAGCGCGCCGCGCGCGAAGGGCTTGCTCACCACCACGGCAGCGGTGCGCGCCAGGAACGACTCGGCCCGCGGGCTGAAGGCACCGCCGGTCATGAAGGCCAGGCGCGGCAGAAGCTCGGGCCGGTGCGCGGCGAGGTGCGCGTGCAGGGCCATGCCGCCCATCTCCGGCATGGCCATGTCGCAGAGGATGACATCGAAGGCGCGCTCCTCGAGGAGCGTCAAGGCCTGGCGGCCGCTCTGCACCGCGGTGACCTCATGGCGCGCGGAGAGCGCCCGGGCGATGGCGCTGGAGACCAGCCGCTCGTCGTCGATCACCAGCACCCGCCCGCGCGATCGGGCTGCGCGCGCGCTGGCGTCGACCACGGTCCCCACCAGAAAAATCGGTCCCCGGGCTGCGTCGAGGAGCGCCTCGCCGGTGACCGAAACCCACCGCTCGCCCAGTCGGACATCCAGCGCCATCTGCGGCTTCCCCGCGAGCAGCTCACCCAGCGCCGCCCGGAGCGCGCCGCGGTGCTCGGGCGCCACCTGCTCCAGGAGCTCTTCGGGCGGACGGTTCAGTGCGCCGTAGGGAACACCGGTCACCTGGGCAAAGTTCGGCGTGGTGTACACGCGCTGCTGCAGCACGCTCCACGACCACAGCGCCGCGCTCGGGGCTGCCACCTGAACGGGCGCCTCGCGGGTGAACTTGAGATCCAGCGCCGCACCCACCTGGATGCGATCGCCCTCGTGCAGCTCGGCCACGCTCACGCTCTTGCCGTTCAAGAACGTCCCGTGGCTGGATCCGAGGTCCTCGAGCAAGAACCCGCCGTCGCGCGTCTCCACGCGGGCATGCCGCCGGGAGATGCCCGAGTCGGGCACGCGGATCGAGGCCTCCAGGCTCCGACCGATGATCACGCTCCCGCGCACAGGATACGCGCGGCCAAGCTCCTCGCACATCGGCGAGCGAAGCACCTGCAACCAAGGCTGATCAACTTCGACGGCTCCGCCAACCACCTCGCGCATGCGAACGAACCCCATCCCCCCGCAGCGGCGCGCAGTCAGTCCCGGCCCGAGACTGTCCACAAACGAATCATATACCCGGCGGCGGACGGATCAGCGCAACACCAGGGTTGTGACGCTCATGGCAGGCAGCGTGGGTACCAGGGTGCAGCTTCCGCCGGTGCACGAGAGGGCCGGGGCGGTGCCGCCTGCGGCGACCACGGCCGCGGCGCCGTCGACGAGCTGGTACGCGGTGGCCTGGGTGAGGCTGGGCGCGTTGGCGATGCTGATCGACGCGGAGAGCGCCGCGTTGGTCTTGTTGATGGCCACGATCTCCACGCCTGGCGAGCCGTCCGAGTGGGTGAAGGCGTAGACGGTGGCGTTGGCGCCGTCGCTCGTCGTGGCGCGGACGGCCGTATCGCCCACGGTGGCGCCGTTGCCGTCGTAGTTGCGGTACGACGCGTACGCGGCCACGAGGTAGTTGTCGGTGAGCGATTGCAGCGGCCAGGCCATGGCAGCCGTCGCGCCCTCGCGGCCGAAGATGCCGAGCAGGTCGGCCTCGGCCACGCCGCCTTCGATCTGCGTCTCGCAGCCGGCGTTGTACTCGCTGAACGAGAGTCCAGGCGCCGCCGTGCCGCCCGCCGGATAGGCCGCGTCGATCTTGCCCAGCAGCCGCGGGATGATCTCGCGCGGGTACCAGGCGTCGTCGAAGTCGTTGGTGGAGTAGCCGAAGTCGATGCTGTCGGTCTGCTGCGGCGAGAGCTCGGTGTAGTTCGGGTCCCAGAACATGCGCGGCACCTGCACGCACGTGGCCGGGTCCTGCGCCACGGTGTACCAGTGCACGTCGAACACATCGACCAGCGGGTGCCCTGCGCTCGTCGACGCCGCCGCGAGCTTCTGCAGGTAGTAGTCCACGAACTCCGTGGGCAGGTGCGGGTCCGAGTAGCTGTGCGCGTAGATGATGCCGTCCTGCGCCACCACCGGGCCGTAGACCTGCGCCTGCGGCCACGCGTTCTTGATGGCCGTGGCGTACGTCACATTTCGGTTAACGATGTCGTCGTAGGTGGTGACCACGTTCTGCTGGCAGGGCACGGTGCCCGTCCAACCGCCCCAGACCTCGGGGTGCGTCGAGCCCCAGTAGTTCGGCTCGTTGTCGAGCTGGAAGAAG
This genomic interval carries:
- a CDS encoding phosphate/phosphite/phosphonate ABC transporter substrate-binding protein, with protein sequence MSTSLPFGLPPSMGQEHAARRARRLEAYLGNVLAREVVVKVAASYESLEKDLLSGAVTAAWGPPFVCARTEAYGGRGLVRGIRDGSATYRSAIIALKARKLTLESEGLKAAWVDRDSTAGYLLPQALLRDRGMHGWKKFTEERFAGSYRAAVEDVLAGRADLTAVWASGEKSAPATALGELVGPRAGEFEVLAYSRESPNDGVVLSSKSDDPTAAALERAFLTMHEDAEGLGMLAEVFQAERFEPAPRGSYRALYDLVFAALPG
- a CDS encoding RNA degradosome polyphosphate kinase; its protein translation is LVEIKARFDEANNIAWARRLEENGVHVVYGLIGLKTHCKVALVVRREATGIRRYVHLGTGNYNQVTARQYTDLSFFTAREAIADDVTALFNMLTGYSEPPQWKKLAVAPLGLEGRLLQLIGREAERARAGEPARIIAKMNSLVDPVIIRALYRASQAGVDTELMVRGICCLRPGVPGVSEKIRVVSVVDRFLEHSRIFVFGTGPRTEVYLSSADWMPRNLHRRIEVMWPIEDPALKARVLEGVLRLGLRDDVKACLLHADGQRTRVPAGEQPLRSQLALLDAAKRGGEPPLNPPIVRHS
- a CDS encoding GAF domain-containing protein, encoding MDIRTQSALLACIVSLALAVSVLLRTPRTRALTLFAVLCAALSAFYLGDFLHAITAAPLGLRVAIATGGFVPTFALTFFMEFLGVSPRSARRGRTIAVLGAAMGLGVAATPLVLQDWSRLLVTAWVFGALTVTFSLIVRRLRTTQGVERQRLLYLAAGAAGSVIFSATDLLHLYGLPFPPLGALVTTLYLFFLAQTLQRLRLLDLQELLGKVASLTLLALILAAIYGALVAWVGPRPGLFLFNTLIASFVILILFEPLRAKVEEWVVATLFTERFQMVRVLNGLKTRVASIIEIDELARVVLDTVHETRRVTHASIYLLSDDRPGFYRLGFRGPDPVPFLDAAAARGLLAAAASGQKAVLLENVDRRLAELRTEPENTRRVREELKRLNDILAAMGQMKAGITVPLVGGERIIGFLNLWDERVAEAYASDEIAGVLEIAEHVSTVVENSKLFDRMKERDRLAALGEMAAGLAHEIRNPLGSIKGAAQYLDPKHMQGEDGEFLGVIVEEVNRLNGVVTQFLDYSRPLKQSFGPTDLNDVITRTAKLLQPECDTAKVELKLELDPALPKAIGDAEQLKQVFINLAMNALQAMSGGGSLTVKTVRPEEGAWRLPGLMRGGEQVEIRFADTGKGIPAEQQRNIFVPFYTTKEKGTGLGLAICQRIVKSHGGSISVLSAPGQGTEFIIRLPALAEARPVAEGTPSPELAQVTTTGSIPAAALPPAAREKRSRREKKKRGAAS
- a CDS encoding FHA domain-containing protein, producing MIIGRSLEASIRVPDSGISRRHARVETRDGGFLLEDLGSSHGTFLNGKSVSVAELHEGDRIQVGAALDLKFTREAPVQVAAPSAALWSWSVLQQRVYTTPNFAQVTGVPYGALNRPPEELLEQVAPEHRGALRAALGELLAGKPQMALDVRLGERWVSVTGEALLDAARGPIFLVGTVVDASARAARSRGRVLVIDDERLVSSAIARALSARHEVTAVQSGRQALTLLEERAFDVILCDMAMPEMGGMALHAHLAAHRPELLPRLAFMTGGAFSPRAESFLARTAAVVVSKPFARGALMALADDVLARLGRCPEPQTEFSRG